Within Chlamydiota bacterium, the genomic segment AATGGAACTGTTCAAAAGTTCTCTCTAAAAAAGAAGAGTTTCAAATTATTTTTTCTTACCGCTCGACTGAAGACTGGACAATCCATCATAAAAAATTAGATGTCTCAATTGATAGAACTGGATTTTACGAAACGGCCATTGAACATGTGGGGGAGGAATTTCAAAAAGAAGGCCGTGTTGAGTCATGGAAAGTGGTGCTCTTAAATAAGGAAGGGACTCCCCTTTCTCAGAAAACCTCGACTTTATGGACCGAATAAACAAAATCTCTGTTAAAATCGGTATTCATAAAGATTGGCTGATTGCCGAGGCCACTCATGTTTCTTCCCATGGGTTTCGATGTTTGCTTGAACAGGCTTTGCCTCTTGAGTCCCAACTCGAAATCGTCATGATGATCCCCTCCATTTCAAAATCAAATAGAATAAGCCGAAAGGCACGTTTTCATGGAATTGTAAAAATGGTTGAATGTATTTCGGGTAAAGAAAATGAAGTCAGATACGATACCGAAATCGTTTTCGACCTAAAAGACACGGGAACCGAGAAATTAATAGCTCAATTTGGCGAAAATGTCCACCCTACGAGAACGCCTAAAAATCATCCAGAGAAGCATTGAACAGTCCTCGACTAAAGTGGACCGCAACCCTTCTGAAATCGCCCTTCTAGCGGTCACTAAAAATATCTCGCCTGACAAAATCCTTGAGGCCGTCGCGTCAGGTATCACCCTTTTTGGAGAAAGCCGGATTCAAGAAGCTCGAGAAAAAATAATGCAGTTCCCAACCCATTTGACCTGGCATCTTATTGGCCATCTTCAAACCAATAAAGTGAAAGAGGCTCTTGAAACGTTTCAAATGATTCAATCTGTAGATTCCTTGCGATTAGCAGAAAAAATCCATAGAATGGAAGTTCAATTAAATAAAACGATCGATATTTTACTCGAAGTTAATATTGGGGAAGAGAAAAGCAAATTTGGTTTTAGAGAAGAGGAGCTCACGGCAGCCGTTTCAAATATAAAGAAATGGGATCATTTGCGTATTCGAGGCCTTATGACTATCGCCCCTTTTTTAGAAAATCTAGAAGAGGTAAGACCTTATTTCAAAAAAATGAAAACCCTTTTTGATCGCTTTAAGGACATGGATATTCTTTCAATGGGCATGAGTCACGATTTTACGATTGCCATTGAAGAAGGATCAACCATGGTTCGAATTGGACAGGCGATATTTGGAAAGTAAGTCATGAGAATCCAAAAATCAAACATCAAAAATCAAAATGACAGATCAAAATTTGAAATGTCTCCCTTGTAATAGCAGTAGAAATTTTGAATTTTAGTATGTCATTTTGATTTTTGACTTTTGAATTTTAAATTTACCGATTATTTTCATCCACTTGGGGAACAAAAAAATTATGGCGACAACACTAACTCTTAAAAATAAAAAAATACTATTCATTGGGGCAGGCAATATGGCTGAAGCCATTTTGCAGGGACTTTTGAATTCCGGAAAAGCAGATCGAAGTTCTATTGCCGTTACCGAAGTAAAAAATGAGCGACGCGATTTTATCTGTCAAAAATTTGAAATCCATTTTTTTGAAAATAATTCTGAGGGGGTTAAAAATTCTGATCTGATTTTGTTTGCCGTAAAACCTCAAAATATTGATGAAGTTCTCAAAGAAATTGCTGCAGTTCCTTTGCGAAATAAAATTTTCATTAGCATCGCAGCGGGAGTGCCTATTGAAAGATTTGAAAAAGCCCTTGGAAAGGGGGCCCGAATCATTCGTGTCATGCCAAACATGCCAGCGCTTGTGGGCCAAGGGATCTCAGGTATCAGTCGAGGAATGTTTTCATCATCTGAAGATGAGAATCTTGCAGAGGAAATGATGTCTTCTGTGGGGGAGGTCGTCCGAGTTCCAGAAAATTTACTGGATGCGGTTACCGCTGTGAGCGGAAGCGGACCCGCTTATTTCTTTTATTTGATGGAAGCACTTCAAAAAGCAGGGACCGAGCTCGGACTGAGCGAGGAAATATCAAATCGACTTGTTAAAGCAACAGCGCTTGGGGCATCAATGCTTGTTAAAAAGAGCGAAGAATCTATAGAAGTTTTAAGAAAAAAAGTGACCAGCCCCGGTGGAACGACTGAAGCGGCGATTCATCTATTCCAAAAAAAAGGATTGAGTAAAATTGTGATTGAAGGGGTTTGTGCCGCCGAAAAACGATCAAAAGAATTGAGGGGAAAATGATATCATTTTTAATGAATCTTATCGATTGGATCGCACGTTTTTATTCACTTATATTGCTCATTCGAGTCCTTTTATCCTGGGTGAGTCCCGATCATTTTAATCCCATTGTTCAATTTCTCTATCGAGTAACGGATCCTCTGCTGAATCGCATTCGCAGTCTCATACCTCTACGATGGGCAATGATCGATTTTTCTCCCATCATTGCTTTTCTTCTCATCGAACTCGTTCGACGTATCCTCATTCAGATGTTGGTCCGTCTTTTATAGGCGCTCGCACTCCAACCTACCAGTGATGCCTCAATTTTCCTTGAAATTTTTTTGTCTTTTTACCTCTTCTTTGTGTCTTAATTAAGTGGATCCGTGTAAGCTATGGTATTTCAACTCGAACAGATTGAATAAGTTCCAAGGATTATGAATTTGAATAAAATCTATCTCATTTAAAATAAAGAAGTTATGAAACTATTGAACAAGATTATCAGCATTCTATTAATCCTCACTTTTTTGCTCTATGACCTCAC encodes:
- a CDS encoding YggS family pyridoxal phosphate-dependent enzyme codes for the protein MSTLRERLKIIQRSIEQSSTKVDRNPSEIALLAVTKNISPDKILEAVASGITLFGESRIQEAREKIMQFPTHLTWHLIGHLQTNKVKEALETFQMIQSVDSLRLAEKIHRMEVQLNKTIDILLEVNIGEEKSKFGFREEELTAAVSNIKKWDHLRIRGLMTIAPFLENLEEVRPYFKKMKTLFDRFKDMDILSMGMSHDFTIAIEEGSTMVRIGQAIFGK
- a CDS encoding pyrroline-5-carboxylate reductase — encoded protein: MATTLTLKNKKILFIGAGNMAEAILQGLLNSGKADRSSIAVTEVKNERRDFICQKFEIHFFENNSEGVKNSDLILFAVKPQNIDEVLKEIAAVPLRNKIFISIAAGVPIERFEKALGKGARIIRVMPNMPALVGQGISGISRGMFSSSEDENLAEEMMSSVGEVVRVPENLLDAVTAVSGSGPAYFFYLMEALQKAGTELGLSEEISNRLVKATALGASMLVKKSEESIEVLRKKVTSPGGTTEAAIHLFQKKGLSKIVIEGVCAAEKRSKELRGK
- a CDS encoding YggT family protein, with the protein product MNLIDWIARFYSLILLIRVLLSWVSPDHFNPIVQFLYRVTDPLLNRIRSLIPLRWAMIDFSPIIAFLLIELVRRILIQMLVRLL